A genomic window from Salvia hispanica cultivar TCC Black 2014 chromosome 5, UniMelb_Shisp_WGS_1.0, whole genome shotgun sequence includes:
- the LOC125191281 gene encoding protein NRT1/ PTR FAMILY 2.7-like, with translation MESEAPALLRRALGGWITFPFFIATGGLLALASGLSVNLITFLKDEFHFEDASAAKITNYVNGTLAFIPIFAAIIADSFAGCFSVICFSSFISLLGVVLLLLSATVSHLRPPSCVKGSIFCKHPTPLQAGLLYLSLALLSVGDGGTRFTLASMGADQLDTTKHQGIFFNWYLFTLYLINFVSVTVMVYVEEHLGWGWGFTIFTMANLFGLVVFLCGTKFYRFVKPTASPFKSLACVIVAAIKKRKMSLSPQTGDYHHDGDGLNCPTPFFKFLNRAAVKSEEESSSKIVNPWKLCTVQQVEDLKRLVKIVPIWISGLILCIPIAVLMSFMIIQGKTMDNRLNSHFKIPVASIHLCSLIGTCVTIPLLDRLVFPLWVKLAPTRPPTHLQRIGIGHVITIVSSIVAALVEAKRLREARSHDLRVVPMSLLWLAPQLAIVGVSEGFHFAGQVAFCYQEFPASFKSTATAVVALTVAGGYYSSNLVIDAVQNATAWLPNNINKGRLDNVYWLCSGIGALNLVFYLVCASSYKYHKS, from the exons ATGGAGAGTGAAGCACCTGCACTTCTGCGCCGTGCTCTCGGCGGATGGATCACATTTCCTTTCTTCATAG CAACGGGTGGTTTGTTGGCACTGGCATCTGGATTAAGCGTCAACCTTATTACATTCTTGAAAGATGAGTTCCACTTTGAAGATGCATCTGCTGCTAAAATCACCAACTATGTCAATGGAACCTTGGCTTTCATCCCCATCTTTGCTGCAATCATTGCTGATTCATTTGCTGGCTGCTTTTCTGTCATCTGCTTCTCCTCCTTCATTTCCTTGCTG GGGGTAGTGCTGTTGCTACTATCTGCAACAGTGAGCCATTTGAGGCCTCCTAGTTGTGTAAAGGGTTCCATTTTCTGCAAGCATCCAACGCCTCTTCAAGCCGGCCTTCTGTACCTCAGCTTGGCTCTTCTCTCTGTGGGAGACGGAGGCACGCGCTTCACTCTTGCATCCATGGGAGCAGATCAGCTAGACACCACAAAACATCAAGGGATATTCTTCAATTGGTACCTTTTCACACTCTACTTGATAAACTTCGTGAGCGTAACGGTCATGGTATACGTGGAGGAACACCTAGGCTGGGGCTGGGGCTTCACCATCTTCACCATGGCCAATCTGTTTGGCTTGGTGGTCTTCCTCTGTGGCACAAAATTTTATCGCTTTGTCAAGCCCACTGCCAGCCCTTTCAAGAGCTTGGCTTGTGTCATCGTTGCAGCCATCAAGAAAAGGAAGATGTCTCTCTCACCACAAACTGGAGACTATCATCATGATGGAGATGGTTTAAACTGTCCCACGCCGTTTTTCAA GTTCTTGAACCGTGCAGCGGTGAAGAGTGAAGAAGAGTCTAGTTCAAAGATAGTGAATCCATGGAAATTATGCACAGTGCAACAAGTTGAAGATCTGAAAAGGCTAGTCAAGATTGTGCCAATATGGATAAGTGGTTTGATACTGTGTATACCTATAGCAGTGCTGATGAGTTTCATGATCATACAAGGCAAAACCATGGACAATCGTCTCAACTCTCATTTCAAAATCCCAGTTGCTTCAATCCATTTGTGTTCGCTCATCGGAACCTGTGTCACAATACCATTGTTGGACCGCCTTGTATTCCCGCTCTGGGTAAAGCTCGCTCCCACTAGGCCTCCCACGCACCTGCAACGCATTGGCATTGGCCACGTCATCACTATAGTCAGCAGCATTGTTGCGGCACTTGTGGAGGCGAAGAGATTGAGGGAGGCGAGATCGCATGATCTCAGAGTGGTTCCTATGTCGTTGTTGTGGCTGGCGCCACAGCTAGCCATTGTTGGAGTGTCAGAAGGGTTCCATTTTGCCGGACAAGTTGCATTCTGTTACCAAGAATTCCCAGCTTCGTTCAAGAGCACTGCAACCGCTGTTGTTGCTTTGACCGTCGCAGGGGGCTACTATTCGAGCAATCTTGTCATCGATGCAGTGCAGAATGCGACGGCATGGTTGCCCAACAATATAAACAAAGGGAGACTGGACAATGTGTATTGGTTGTGCAGTGGGATAGGAGCTTTGAATCTGGTGTTCTATCTTGTGTGTGCATCTTCCTACAAGTACCATAAATCTTAA
- the LOC125186163 gene encoding V-type proton ATPase subunit a1-like isoform X2 — translation MEYIHNLPTMDLMRSEKMMFVQLILPVESAHRAVSYLGQLGLMQFRDLNDEKSPFQRTFVNQVKRCAEMSRKLRFIKDQIHKACLTPSSNSSSQSDTDLEELEIQLAEHEHGLSEMNANSEKLQRTYNELLEFKMVLQKAGDLLLPSESPMTAQDTELKDNVHISNDYADTSSLLDQEMLNGPSNQCGVGFVSGIIPKSKVLRFERMLFRTTRGNMLFNQAPAYDQILDPATNEMVEKTVFIVSFSGEQVRIKILKICEAFGANCYPVPEEMTKRRHITQEVLSHLSDLKTTLEAGLCHRDKVLTSIGFHLPKWMNMVKREKAVYDTLNMLNFDVTKKCLVGEGWCPIFSKTKIQEALQRATCDSNSQADIIFHVKDSVESPPTYFQTNNFTYAYQEIVNAYGVAKYQEANPAVYTIITFPFLFAVMFGDWGHGICLLLGALILIVREKKLGSQKLGSFMEMLFGGRYVLLLMSLFSIYCGLIYNEFFSVPFNIFGSSAYRCRDATCSESRSIGLVKYHDTYPFGVDPSWRGSRSELPFLNSLKMKMSILFGIAQMNLGIILSYFNARHFRSLLDIKYQFVPQMIFLNSLFGYLSLLIITKWCTGSEADLYHVMIYMFLSPFEDLGENQLFWGYIVAFGCYCCSMDALSKTLYFEETPL, via the exons TTAAATGATGAGAAAAGCCCTTTTCAGAGAACATTTGTTAATCAG GTTAAAAGATGTGCTGAGATGTCCCGGAAACTACGTTTTATCAAAGATCAGATACATAAAGCTTGTTTGACACCATCTTCTAATTCATCTTCTCAATCTGATACTGATTTAGAAGAATTAGAG ATTCAACTTGCTGAGCATGAGCATGGGTTAAGTGAAATGAATGCTAATAGTGAGAAACTGCAGCGGACATACAATGAGCTGCTTGAGTTTAAGATGGTATTGCAGAAG GCAGGAGACCTCCTTTTACCAAGTGAGAGTCCTATGACAGCCCAGGATACAGAATTAAAGGACAATGTCCATATTAGTAATGATTATGCAGACACCTCGTCACTGCTGGATCAG GAGATGCTAAATGGACCTTCTAATCAGTGTGGTGTGGGATTTGTTAGTGGTATCATCCCTAAATCTAAAGTCCTAAGATTTGAGAGGATGCTCTTTCGTACAACAAGgggaaacatgcttttcaatCAGGCACCAGCTTATGACCAAATCCTGGATCCTGCAACAAATGAGATG GTTGAGAAAACAGTTTTCATCGTATCATTCTCAGGGGAACAGGTGAGAAtaaaaattctgaaaatttgTGAAGCTTTTGGTGCAAATTGCTATCCTGTTCCAGAAGAAATGACCAAGCGGAGGCATATAACTCAAGAG GTTCTATCACACCTGTCTGATCTGAAGACAACCTTAGAGGCTGGCCTCTGTCATCGAGATAAGGTTTTGACATCCATTGGATTTCACCTCCCTAAGTGGATGAACATG GTGAAAAGGGAAAAGGCTGTTTATGACACATTAAATATGCTGAATTTTGATGTCACAAAGAAGTGTTTGGTGGGTGAGGGTTGGTGTCCTATCTTTTCTAAAACTAAG ATACAGGAAGCTCTGCAACGTGCAACATGTGATAGTAATTCACAAGCTGATATAATCTTTCACGTGAAGGACTCAGTTGAGTCTCCTCCAACATATTTTCAAACCAACAATTTCACATATGCATATCAAGAAATTGTTAATGCATATGG TGTTGCTAAATACCAGGAGGCGAACCCTGCAGTTTATACAATTATTACGTTTCCGTTTCTTTTTGCTGTCATGTTCGGGGACTGGGGTCATGGTATATGCTTGTTATTAGGGGCGCTGATCCTAATTGTCCGTGAAAAGAAACTTGGTTCTCAA AAACTTGGCAGCTTCATGGAGATGCTATTTGGTGGTCGATATGTACTCCTCCTGATGTctctcttttcaatttattgtGGCTTGATATACAACGAATTTTTTTCCGTTCCTTTTAACATATTTGGAAGCTCTGCCTATCGATGCCGGGATGCTACATGCAG TGAATCTCGTTCTATTGGTTTAGTCAAATATCATGACACATATCCATTTGGCGTGGATCCAAGTTGGCGTGGAAGTCGTTCTGAGCTGCCTTTcttaaattctttaaaaatgaaaatgtctaTTTTGTTCGGCATTGCACAAATGAATTTAGGAATCATCCTAAGTTATTTTAATGCTCGCCACTTTCGCAGCTTGCTTGATATTAA GTATCAGTTTGTACCTCAAATGATCTTCCTTAACAGTCTGTTTGGGTATCTTTCACTTCTCATCATTACCAAATGGTGTACTGGTTCTGAAGCAGACCTTTATCATGTGATGATTTACATGTTCTTGAGTCCTTTCGAAGACTTAGGTGAAAACCAGCTGTTTTGGG gTTATATTGTTGCTTTTGGCTGTTATTGCTGTTCCATGGATGCTCTTTCCAAAACCTTATATTTTGAAGAAACTCCACTCTGA
- the LOC125186163 gene encoding V-type proton ATPase subunit a1-like isoform X1 has protein sequence MEYIHNLPTMDLMRSEKMMFVQLILPVESAHRAVSYLGQLGLMQFRDLNDEKSPFQRTFVNQVKRCAEMSRKLRFIKDQIHKACLTPSSNSSSQSDTDLEELEIQLAEHEHGLSEMNANSEKLQRTYNELLEFKMVLQKAGDLLLPSESPMTAQDTELKDNVHISNDYADTSSLLDQEMLNGPSNQCGVGFVSGIIPKSKVLRFERMLFRTTRGNMLFNQAPAYDQILDPATNEMVEKTVFIVSFSGEQVRIKILKICEAFGANCYPVPEEMTKRRHITQEVLSHLSDLKTTLEAGLCHRDKVLTSIGFHLPKWMNMVKREKAVYDTLNMLNFDVTKKCLVGEGWCPIFSKTKIQEALQRATCDSNSQADIIFHVKDSVESPPTYFQTNNFTYAYQEIVNAYGVAKYQEANPAVYTIITFPFLFAVMFGDWGHGICLLLGALILIVREKKLGSQKLGSFMEMLFGGRYVLLLMSLFSIYCGLIYNEFFSVPFNIFGSSAYRCRDATCSESRSIGLVKYHDTYPFGVDPSWRGSRSELPFLNSLKMKMSILFGIAQMNLGIILSYFNARHFRSLLDIKYQFVPQMIFLNSLFGYLSLLIITKWCTGSEADLYHVMIYMFLSPFEDLGENQLFWGQSFFQVILLLLAVIAVPWMLFPKPYILKKLHSERFQGRTYQSLETSDIYTDRDYDSASQSDPEEFDFTEVFVHQMIHTIEFVLGAVSNTASYLRLWALSLAHSELSTVFYEKVLLLAWGYDSLVIRLVGLAVFAFATAFILLMMETLSAFLHALRLHWVEFQNKFYSGDGYKFEPFSFAALNDGED, from the exons TTAAATGATGAGAAAAGCCCTTTTCAGAGAACATTTGTTAATCAG GTTAAAAGATGTGCTGAGATGTCCCGGAAACTACGTTTTATCAAAGATCAGATACATAAAGCTTGTTTGACACCATCTTCTAATTCATCTTCTCAATCTGATACTGATTTAGAAGAATTAGAG ATTCAACTTGCTGAGCATGAGCATGGGTTAAGTGAAATGAATGCTAATAGTGAGAAACTGCAGCGGACATACAATGAGCTGCTTGAGTTTAAGATGGTATTGCAGAAG GCAGGAGACCTCCTTTTACCAAGTGAGAGTCCTATGACAGCCCAGGATACAGAATTAAAGGACAATGTCCATATTAGTAATGATTATGCAGACACCTCGTCACTGCTGGATCAG GAGATGCTAAATGGACCTTCTAATCAGTGTGGTGTGGGATTTGTTAGTGGTATCATCCCTAAATCTAAAGTCCTAAGATTTGAGAGGATGCTCTTTCGTACAACAAGgggaaacatgcttttcaatCAGGCACCAGCTTATGACCAAATCCTGGATCCTGCAACAAATGAGATG GTTGAGAAAACAGTTTTCATCGTATCATTCTCAGGGGAACAGGTGAGAAtaaaaattctgaaaatttgTGAAGCTTTTGGTGCAAATTGCTATCCTGTTCCAGAAGAAATGACCAAGCGGAGGCATATAACTCAAGAG GTTCTATCACACCTGTCTGATCTGAAGACAACCTTAGAGGCTGGCCTCTGTCATCGAGATAAGGTTTTGACATCCATTGGATTTCACCTCCCTAAGTGGATGAACATG GTGAAAAGGGAAAAGGCTGTTTATGACACATTAAATATGCTGAATTTTGATGTCACAAAGAAGTGTTTGGTGGGTGAGGGTTGGTGTCCTATCTTTTCTAAAACTAAG ATACAGGAAGCTCTGCAACGTGCAACATGTGATAGTAATTCACAAGCTGATATAATCTTTCACGTGAAGGACTCAGTTGAGTCTCCTCCAACATATTTTCAAACCAACAATTTCACATATGCATATCAAGAAATTGTTAATGCATATGG TGTTGCTAAATACCAGGAGGCGAACCCTGCAGTTTATACAATTATTACGTTTCCGTTTCTTTTTGCTGTCATGTTCGGGGACTGGGGTCATGGTATATGCTTGTTATTAGGGGCGCTGATCCTAATTGTCCGTGAAAAGAAACTTGGTTCTCAA AAACTTGGCAGCTTCATGGAGATGCTATTTGGTGGTCGATATGTACTCCTCCTGATGTctctcttttcaatttattgtGGCTTGATATACAACGAATTTTTTTCCGTTCCTTTTAACATATTTGGAAGCTCTGCCTATCGATGCCGGGATGCTACATGCAG TGAATCTCGTTCTATTGGTTTAGTCAAATATCATGACACATATCCATTTGGCGTGGATCCAAGTTGGCGTGGAAGTCGTTCTGAGCTGCCTTTcttaaattctttaaaaatgaaaatgtctaTTTTGTTCGGCATTGCACAAATGAATTTAGGAATCATCCTAAGTTATTTTAATGCTCGCCACTTTCGCAGCTTGCTTGATATTAA GTATCAGTTTGTACCTCAAATGATCTTCCTTAACAGTCTGTTTGGGTATCTTTCACTTCTCATCATTACCAAATGGTGTACTGGTTCTGAAGCAGACCTTTATCATGTGATGATTTACATGTTCTTGAGTCCTTTCGAAGACTTAGGTGAAAACCAGCTGTTTTGGGGTCAGAGCTTTTTCCAG gTTATATTGTTGCTTTTGGCTGTTATTGCTGTTCCATGGATGCTCTTTCCAAAACCTTATATTTTGAAGAAACTCCACTCTGAG AGATTTCAAGGCCGAACATATCAGAGTCTTGAAACCTCCGACATCTATACTGACAGGGACTACGATTCTGCAAGCCAATCGGACCCTGAGGAATTTGATTTTACCGAGGTATTTGTGCATCAAATGATACACACCATCGAATTTGTACTTGGTGCAGTATCAAATACTGCGTCATATCTCCGGCTGTGGGCTTTGAG TTTGGCCCACTCGGAGTTATCGACTGTTTTCTACGAAAAAGTTCTCCTTCTTGCGTGGGG GTATGACAGTCTCGTTATTCGTTTGGTGGGTCTGGCAGTTTTTGCTTTTGCCACAGCATTTATACTACTCATGATGGAGACACTCAGTGCTTTCCTCCATGCCCTGCGTCTTCATTGGGTGGAGTTTCAGAATAAGTTCTACAGCGGCGATGGCTACAAATTTGAACCCTTTTCGTTTGCTGCATTGAATGATGGTGAAGATTAG